From Candidatus Methylomirabilota bacterium:
ACCTGATGGGCGGGCCCATGCTCGAGACCGAGGCGGCCTGCATCGCCCTCGGCATCCGGGCGATCGACACGCGGCACGAACAGGCGGCGGCGCTCGCGGCGCACGCCTGGACGCGGGTGACGCGGCGGCCCGGCGTCTGCATGGGCTGCTCGGGCCCGGGCGCGACGAACCTGCTCACGGGCGTCGCCAACGCTTTCACCGACGCCGCGCCCCTCGTGGCGATCGGCGGGTCGAGCCCCCGAGTCTTTCTCGGGATGGAGGCTTTCCAGGAGATCGACCAGGTCGCGGTCTTCCGCCCGGTCACGAAATGGGCGGAGCGGATCTACGACGCCAGGCGCATCCCCGACGTGGTCGCGACGGCGTTCCGCCAGGCGACGACGGGGCGCCCAGGCCCGGTCTATCTGGATCTGCCGGGCGACGTGCTGGGCGAAAAGGTGGAGGAAGAGAGCATCGTCTATCCGGCCGCGTGGCGCCCGGCGCCGCGCACGTTGGGCGATCCCGGTGCGATCCGCGAGGCGATCGCGCTCCTCGCGAAGGCCGAGCGCCCGGTCGTCATCGCCGGCAGCGGCGTCTGGTGGTCCGACGGGGCGGCCGCGCTCCAGGCCTTCGTCGAGACCGCGGGCATCCCCTTTTACACGACGCCGATCTCGCGCGGGCTGATCCCTGAAGACCACGCGCTGGCGTTTCTCAACGCGCGGAGCAAGGCCTTCACCGAGGCGGACGTGGTGCTGGCGGTGGGCACGCGCTTCAACTGGGTCATCCAGTTCGGCCGTCCGCCGCGCTTCGCCGCCGACCTCAAGGTCATCCACGTGGACGTGAACCCGACCCAGCTCGGCCACAACCGCGCCGTGGACGTGCCGATCGCGGGCGACGCGCGCGCGGTGCTCGAGCAGCTCCGGGCGGAAGCCGAGGGCAAGATCGACCCGCGCCGATACGCGGCCTGGACGGGCAAGCTCCGGACGCTCGACGCCGAGAAGTCGGCGGAGATGGACAAGGCCATGTCCGCGAACACGGCGCCCATCCATCCGCTCCGCCTCTGCAAGGAGGTGCGCGACTTCCTCCAGCGCGACGCGATCCTCATCGTGGACGGCCAGGAGATCCTCAACTACGGCCGGCAGGCGATCCCGACCTTCGTGCCCGGCCACCGGCTCAACTCGGGCGCGTTCGGGTGCATGGGCGTCGGCCTGCCCTTCGCGGTCGGCGCGAAAGTGGCCAAGCCGGACGCGCAGGTGGTCGTGCTTCACGGCGACGGCTCGTATGGGATCAACGCGATGGAGATCGACACGGCGGTCCGCCACAAGATCCCCATCGTGGTCGTCATCAGCAACAACGGCGGGTGGACGGCCAACGCGCCGTGGACGCGCCCGCTGCCCAAGCCGGGTCGGAACCTCGGCCACACCCGCTACGACAAGATCGCGCAGGACCTGGGCGCCCACGGCGAGTTCGTCGAGAAGCCGCACGAGATTCGGCCGGCGCTCGAGCGCGCCTGGGCCTCAGGGAAGCCGGCCGTCGTCAACGTCGTCACCGACGACAAGGCGCGGGCGCAGACCGTGCGCTTCTCCGCGTACACGACCTAGGAGCCTGCGCGATGTCAAAAGCGCTCGACGGGATCCGCGTGCTCGACCTGACCCAGTACGAGGCGGGACCGAGCTGCACCCAGATGCTCGCGTGGCTCGGGGCCGACGTCATCAAGATCGAGGCGCCGGCGGGCGAGCCCGGCCGCACGGCGCTCTCCGACAAGCGCGGCGAGGACGCGTGGTTCTTCCTCCTGCTGAACTCCTGCAAGAAGGGCGTGACGCTCAACCTCAAGGCGCCGCGCGGCTGCGCGATGTTCAAGGAGATGGTGAAGCGCGCGGACGTCGTCGTGGAAAACCTGGGCCCGGGCGCCATGGACCGGCTCGGCCTGGGCTACGAGGCGCTCCACAAGCTCAACCCGCGCGTCATTGCAGCCTCGGTGAAGGGCTTCGGCAGCGGCGGGCCGTACGCGGAGTACAAGAGCTTCGAATGGATCGCGCAGGCAATGTCGGGCGCGATGAGCATGACGGGCTCGCCCGACGGCCCCCCCACGAAGGCGATCGGCGGCCTGGCCGACACGGGCGCGGGTCTTCATACGGTGATCGGCATCCTGGCGGCGATCATCCAGCGGCAGGCGACGGGCGTGGGGCAGCAGATCGAAGTCGCCCAGCAGGATTCGGTGGTGAACCTCCTCCGCATCCACCTGCGCGACAGCTACGCGACCGGCAAGCCGGTGCCGCGGCAGGGCAACCGCTCGCTGAACGCGGCGCCGTCGAACCTTTACCGCTGCCGCCCCTTCGGACCGAACGACTACGTCTTCATTCACGTCGCCACCGTGGAGATGTGGAAGGCGCTCACCACGATCCTCGGCCGCCCCGAGCTGGGCGACGATCCGCGCTACGCCGACCGGCGCGACCGCGTCCAGTTCATCGACGAGATCGACCCCATGATCGAGGCGTGGACGGAGAAGCGCACGAAGCACGAGGTGCTGGAAAGCCTGGCGCCGAAGGGTATTCCGTGCGGGGCCGTCCTCGACTCGACCGAGATCCTGGCGGACCCGCACCTGCGCCAGCGCGGCATGATCGTCGAGCTGGAGCACCCGAGCCGCGGCGCCTACCCGATGCCCGGGAACCCGGTGCGCCTGTCCGACTCGCCCACCGACATGACGCGCGCGCCACTCCTCGGCGAGCACAACGCGGAGATCTACGGCGAGCTGCTCGGCTACGGCAGCTCGGAACTCGACGCTCTTCACCGCGACGGCGTCATCTGACGGAGACGCCGATGAAACGCTCGCTGCGAAGCATGGTCGCGCTGGTCCTGCTCGCGCTGGCGTCCGCGGCGCCCGCCGCCGCGCAGCCGAGCGGCACCATGACGTGGGCCGTCCACGTCACGCTCGCCACCCGCTGGCTCGATCCGGCGGAGACCGAATCCGAGATCACGCCGTTCATGATCTTCTACGCGCTCCACGACGCGCTGGTCAAACCGATGCCCGCGAGCCTCAACGCGCCCAGCCTGGCCGAATCGTGGACCGTGTCGAAGGACGGGCGCGTCTGGGAGTTCGTGCTCCGCAAGGGCGCGCGCTTCCACAACGGCGATCCCGTCACCGGCGAGGACGTGAAGTTCTCCTTCGAGCGATACCGGGGAGCGGCCGCGCCCATCCTCAAGGAGCGGGTGCGAGAGGTGCAGGTGGTGGACCCCGGCCGCGTGCGCTTCCATCTCAAGGACCCCTGGCCCGACTTCATGACGTTCTACGGCACCAGCGCGTCCGGCGCGGCCTGGATCGTCCCCAAGAAATACGTCGAGAAGGTCGGCGAGGACGGGTTCCGAAGGGCGCCCATCGGCGCCGGCCCCTACAAGTTCGTGAGCTTCCAGCCCGGGATCGAGCTGGTGCTGGAGGCTTTTGACGGCTACTGGCGCAAGGCGCCGACCGTGAAGCGCCTCGTGCTCCGCAGCATTCCCGACGAGTCGACGCGCGCGGCGGCGCTCAAGCGCGGCGAGGTGGACGTCGCCTACTATCTCAACGGGCCCATTGCCGATGACGTCCGGCGCACGCCGGGCCTCACGCTGAGCGCGACGCGCACGAACGGCGTTTTCTTCCTGATGTTCCCCGATCAATGGACGGCGGGCTCACCGTGGGCGGATCGTCGCGTCAGGATGGCGGCGAGCCTGGCCATCGACCGCCAGACGATCAATGAAGCCGAGTCTCTGGGGTTCTCGGGGCCCACGGGCAATATCGTTCCTCGCCACCAGGAGTTCGCGCTCCCTATCCCGCCCGATCCATACGACCCGAAGCGCGCGAAGGCGCTCCTCGCCGAAGCCGGCTATCCCAACGGGCTCGACGCGGGCGAGTTCACGCCGTTCCCCCCGTACAACTCGATGGGCGAGGCCATCGCGAACTATCTCAGCGCCGTGGGCATCAGGACCCGCGTGCGCACGATGGAGCGCGCCGCCCTCCTGTCCGCCTGGCGGGACAAGAAGCTCAAGGGACTGTTCGTTGGAGCGACGGGTTCGGCGGGCAACGCCTCGACGCGCTTCGAGGCCCTCGCGACCGCCCGAGGCGTCCTGTCATACGGGTCGATCCCGGAGGTCGAGGGCCTCTTCCAGGCACAGATCCAGGAGATGGACCGCAAGAAACGGGAAGACATGCTCCTCCAGATCCAGCGCATCGTTCATGAGCGCATGATCTTCGCGCCCATCTGGGAAAACGGGTTCATACGGGCCTTCGGGCCGCGCGTCGAGGAGGCCGGGCTGACGCTGATCCCCGCATTCCCCTACTCGGCGCCGCTCGAAGACGTTCGACTGAAGCGATAGCCGACGAAAGGAGTCCTGCCATGGCACGCGCGTACAACGTGATCGACGCCGATGGACACGTGCTCGAGCCGGTGGACATCTGGGACAAGTACATCGACCCGGCGTACCGCGGGGTTGCGCCGCGGATCATCGCGGACACCGACGGCAAGGAGCGCCTGCTCATCGAGAACCAGGTGTTGGGAAGCAAGAAGGGCTTCGGCGTCATCGGGGCCATCGGCTCCCGGGACCACGAGGTGCCCGAAGACACCATGAAGTACACGGACGGCCGCAAGGGCGGCTTCGATCCCCACGCGCGGATCCCGGACATGGATCTCGACGGGATCGACGCGGCCTTCCTGTATCCGAGCGTCGGCCTCTTCGCCGGCGCGATCCAGGACCCCGGGCTCGCCGCGGCCGTGTGCCGTGCCTACAACCGCTGGCTGGCCGACTACTGCCGCCCCTACCCAGACCGCCTCTTCGGCGTGGCCATGCTGCCCCTGCAGTCGATCGACCTGGCCATCGAGGAGATGCGCTACGCGCGGAAGGAGCTCGGCATGCGGGCCGCCTTCGTCCGCCCCAATCCGTACAACGGCCGCATGCTCCACCATCCGGACTACGAGCGCTTCTGGAACGCGGTCGAGGAGCTCGACATCGCCATCGGCCTTCACGAGGGCGCCAGCGGCGGAATGCCCCAGGTGGGCGTCGACCGCTTCGAGACGCGCGGGGCCAAGCACATCATCTCGCACACGCTCGAGATGATGCTAGCCGCGATGAGCGTGATCTGGGAGGGCGTCTGCGACCGTCACCCGAAGGTGCGCATCGCCTTTCTCGAATCAGGCGGCGGGTGGATCGCGGGGTGGCTCGACCGCATGGATCGCCACTTCGACGACAAGGGCTTCAACGACTCGGGACTGTCCATGCGCCCGACCGAGCTGTTCCGCCGCAACTGCTGGATCTCGTTCGAGCCCGTCGAGGGCAGTCTCTCCGTCCTCGCCGACTACATCGGCCCGCACAAGATCCTGTGGGCGACCGACTACCCGCACCCCGACGGCTTCTTCCCCGGCGCGCCGAAGCTGATCGCCGACCGGCCTGAGCTGTCTGCGGAGACGAAGCGCCAGATTCTCGCGGGCGGCGCGCGAGGCTTCTACAAAATCTAGAGAATCCGCAGGCGGCTCAAAAAGGTCCAGATGCGAGGCGGCGCCCCGCCGTTCGAGGTGAGCGACGGCCCGTGCCGTCGCGAGACGAGGGTTGAGTTGATTCCGCAGACGAACCGCACGACTGTCTCAGCCCTCGCCTCGTGGCTTCGCCCCTCAGCTCGAACAGCCACGAGCGTACGGCCGAGGGCGCCAACGAAGCAGATGGGCCTTTTTCAGCCGCCTGCTAGAGTTTCCAGTCTTGGTACCAGGTTGAGTCCGCGCCGATGCCTTCGCGCGCCACCGAGACGTCGATCAGGTACGGCCGGTTCTCGCGGGTGACCTTGTCGAGGCCTCGCCGCAGCGCCGGCTCGAGATCCTTCGGGCTGGTGACGGCCTCGCCGTCCACGCCCTGGGAACGGGCCAGCCCGACGTAGTCGGTGGCGGGCGCGCTCAGGTAGAGCCCCGGATACTTGCCGTCCAGGATCATCTTCGCGTCCGGCATGTCCTTCGCCCAGTTGTGCCGCACGATCTGATAGCTCTCGTTGTTCGAGACGATCGTCAGCACGGCGGTGTTGTAGCGGGCCATCGT
This genomic window contains:
- a CDS encoding CoA transferase, which codes for MSKALDGIRVLDLTQYEAGPSCTQMLAWLGADVIKIEAPAGEPGRTALSDKRGEDAWFFLLLNSCKKGVTLNLKAPRGCAMFKEMVKRADVVVENLGPGAMDRLGLGYEALHKLNPRVIAASVKGFGSGGPYAEYKSFEWIAQAMSGAMSMTGSPDGPPTKAIGGLADTGAGLHTVIGILAAIIQRQATGVGQQIEVAQQDSVVNLLRIHLRDSYATGKPVPRQGNRSLNAAPSNLYRCRPFGPNDYVFIHVATVEMWKALTTILGRPELGDDPRYADRRDRVQFIDEIDPMIEAWTEKRTKHEVLESLAPKGIPCGAVLDSTEILADPHLRQRGMIVELEHPSRGAYPMPGNPVRLSDSPTDMTRAPLLGEHNAEIYGELLGYGSSELDALHRDGVI
- a CDS encoding thiamine pyrophosphate-binding protein, whose protein sequence is MGTITGSEVLAQSLRSQGTDTLFYLMGGPMLETEAACIALGIRAIDTRHEQAAALAAHAWTRVTRRPGVCMGCSGPGATNLLTGVANAFTDAAPLVAIGGSSPRVFLGMEAFQEIDQVAVFRPVTKWAERIYDARRIPDVVATAFRQATTGRPGPVYLDLPGDVLGEKVEEESIVYPAAWRPAPRTLGDPGAIREAIALLAKAERPVVIAGSGVWWSDGAAALQAFVETAGIPFYTTPISRGLIPEDHALAFLNARSKAFTEADVVLAVGTRFNWVIQFGRPPRFAADLKVIHVDVNPTQLGHNRAVDVPIAGDARAVLEQLRAEAEGKIDPRRYAAWTGKLRTLDAEKSAEMDKAMSANTAPIHPLRLCKEVRDFLQRDAILIVDGQEILNYGRQAIPTFVPGHRLNSGAFGCMGVGLPFAVGAKVAKPDAQVVVLHGDGSYGINAMEIDTAVRHKIPIVVVISNNGGWTANAPWTRPLPKPGRNLGHTRYDKIAQDLGAHGEFVEKPHEIRPALERAWASGKPAVVNVVTDDKARAQTVRFSAYTT
- a CDS encoding amidohydrolase family protein: MARAYNVIDADGHVLEPVDIWDKYIDPAYRGVAPRIIADTDGKERLLIENQVLGSKKGFGVIGAIGSRDHEVPEDTMKYTDGRKGGFDPHARIPDMDLDGIDAAFLYPSVGLFAGAIQDPGLAAAVCRAYNRWLADYCRPYPDRLFGVAMLPLQSIDLAIEEMRYARKELGMRAAFVRPNPYNGRMLHHPDYERFWNAVEELDIAIGLHEGASGGMPQVGVDRFETRGAKHIISHTLEMMLAAMSVIWEGVCDRHPKVRIAFLESGGGWIAGWLDRMDRHFDDKGFNDSGLSMRPTELFRRNCWISFEPVEGSLSVLADYIGPHKILWATDYPHPDGFFPGAPKLIADRPELSAETKRQILAGGARGFYKI
- a CDS encoding ABC transporter substrate-binding protein, translated to MKRSLRSMVALVLLALASAAPAAAQPSGTMTWAVHVTLATRWLDPAETESEITPFMIFYALHDALVKPMPASLNAPSLAESWTVSKDGRVWEFVLRKGARFHNGDPVTGEDVKFSFERYRGAAAPILKERVREVQVVDPGRVRFHLKDPWPDFMTFYGTSASGAAWIVPKKYVEKVGEDGFRRAPIGAGPYKFVSFQPGIELVLEAFDGYWRKAPTVKRLVLRSIPDESTRAAALKRGEVDVAYYLNGPIADDVRRTPGLTLSATRTNGVFFLMFPDQWTAGSPWADRRVRMAASLAIDRQTINEAESLGFSGPTGNIVPRHQEFALPIPPDPYDPKRAKALLAEAGYPNGLDAGEFTPFPPYNSMGEAIANYLSAVGIRTRVRTMERAALLSAWRDKKLKGLFVGATGSAGNASTRFEALATARGVLSYGSIPEVEGLFQAQIQEMDRKKREDMLLQIQRIVHERMIFAPIWENGFIRAFGPRVEEAGLTLIPAFPYSAPLEDVRLKR